Proteins encoded in a region of the Enterococcus gilvus ATCC BAA-350 genome:
- a CDS encoding SDR family NAD(P)-dependent oxidoreductase, whose protein sequence is MENTWLDLAGDVVVITGALGGMGRKIANDFAEQKANLALVDLNEEATESYAKELANKYGVKAKGYSCNSTVEEQVDALAKTVKEDFGRIDVLVQTAAILTFSPLEDLALEEWKRTIDVNLTGYFLVSQRIGRVMIEQQSGRMVHISTIASIAPETYSGAYSPSKAGVNMLSKMIAGEWGQYGVRSNCVLPCFVKTPLSTKFYEDAEVEEGRRRMTANRRIGEVQDIANAVLYLASKRSDYTNGHELRVEGGFGNMIGDLVPKPGGRRQYAIDSKKPKA, encoded by the coding sequence ATGGAAAACACATGGTTAGATTTAGCAGGAGACGTCGTAGTTATCACAGGAGCTTTAGGGGGCATGGGACGGAAAATCGCTAATGATTTTGCGGAACAAAAAGCTAACTTGGCCTTAGTCGATTTGAATGAAGAAGCAACAGAAAGCTACGCGAAAGAATTAGCGAACAAATACGGCGTCAAAGCGAAAGGCTATTCATGCAATTCAACAGTTGAAGAGCAAGTAGATGCCTTGGCGAAAACAGTCAAAGAAGACTTTGGCAGAATCGACGTATTGGTTCAAACTGCAGCGATTTTAACGTTCAGCCCATTGGAAGATTTAGCATTAGAGGAATGGAAACGGACGATCGATGTAAACTTGACAGGGTACTTCCTAGTCTCACAACGTATCGGCCGCGTGATGATCGAACAACAATCAGGCCGCATGGTCCATATCTCGACGATCGCTTCGATCGCTCCCGAAACATACTCAGGAGCATACAGCCCAAGTAAAGCCGGCGTGAATATGCTATCTAAGATGATCGCTGGTGAATGGGGACAATATGGCGTACGCAGCAACTGTGTCTTGCCATGTTTCGTTAAAACACCATTATCAACTAAATTCTATGAAGATGCAGAAGTGGAAGAAGGCAGAAGAAGAATGACTGCCAACCGTCGTATCGGCGAAGTACAAGATATTGCGAATGCGGTATTATACCTTGCCAGCAAACGTTCAGACTACACAAATGGTCATGAACTGCGTGTAGAAGGCGGCTTCGGCAACATGATCGGCGATCTTGTACCAAAACCAGGTGGACGTCGCCAATACGCGATCGACTCAAAGAAACCAAAAGCATAG